The Vibrio kanaloae genome has a window encoding:
- the rlmH gene encoding 23S rRNA (pseudouridine(1915)-N(3))-methyltransferase RlmH, whose product MKIQLIAVGTKMPKWVEEGFQEYKRRFPHDMPLELIEITAGKRGKNADIARILQKEGEAMLAAVPKGNRIVTLDIPGRKWDTPQLAEQLESWKLDGRDVSILIGGPEGLAPACKAAADQSWSLSALTLPHPLVRVIMAESLYRAWSITANHPYHRE is encoded by the coding sequence TTGAAGATCCAGTTAATCGCAGTTGGTACAAAAATGCCAAAGTGGGTTGAAGAAGGGTTTCAAGAATACAAACGCCGCTTCCCTCACGATATGCCATTAGAACTCATTGAAATCACTGCGGGAAAACGCGGTAAAAATGCGGATATTGCACGTATTCTTCAAAAGGAAGGCGAAGCGATGTTGGCTGCGGTTCCAAAAGGCAACCGCATTGTCACGCTCGATATCCCAGGACGAAAGTGGGATACCCCTCAACTAGCTGAGCAATTAGAAAGTTGGAAGCTGGATGGACGTGACGTTTCAATCTTAATTGGCGGGCCTGAAGGGTTAGCCCCTGCATGTAAAGCGGCTGCCGACCAAAGCTGGTCTTTGTCAGCACTTACTCTGCCTCACCCATTAGTACGCGTTATCATGGCTGAAAGCTTGTATCGAGCTTGGAGCATTACCGCTAACCATCCGTATCATCGAGAATAA
- the rsfS gene encoding ribosome silencing factor produces MLREELKDFLADKADDMKAESIVTIDVEGKSSVTDYMIVCTGTSKRHVASIAQHVADEVRKAGMQPLGINGQQEGEWVVLDMGTSMLHVMQEEHRELYQLEKLWG; encoded by the coding sequence GTGTTACGTGAAGAACTAAAAGATTTTCTTGCAGACAAAGCCGACGACATGAAAGCAGAATCGATAGTGACTATCGATGTAGAAGGCAAATCAAGTGTGACTGATTACATGATTGTTTGTACTGGTACCTCTAAACGCCATGTTGCCTCCATTGCACAGCACGTTGCAGATGAAGTGCGTAAAGCAGGTATGCAACCACTCGGTATTAATGGTCAGCAAGAAGGTGAATGGGTCGTTCTCGATATGGGTACAAGTATGCTACACGTTATGCAAGAAGAGCATCGTGAGCTGTACCAACTAGAAAAACTTTGGGGCTAA
- the holA gene encoding DNA polymerase III subunit delta, producing MRIFADRLPEQLAKQLSNVYLIFGNEPLLLQESREAIQKTAKEQGFEERHRFVIDNSLDWNQVYDCTQALSLFSNRQVIELELPESGVNAAIAKELLAISEHIHSDILLILIGTKLTKAQENAKWFKALSNQGHWVSCLTPDISRLPQFVQARCRQIGLSPDPEAIQMLAQWHEGNLFALTQSLEKLALQYPDGKLTLVRLEESLSRHNHFTPFHWSDALLAGKGNRAQRILRQLEAEGVEPVILLRSVQRELSLLLQMQQQMKQMPIGQIFEKHSIWQSKKPLYNAALTRVSISQLHSLFALLTQAELMTKTQYEQSPWPLIHQLSVEFCIPSASIPSHA from the coding sequence ATGCGTATTTTTGCTGATCGTCTACCAGAGCAACTTGCTAAGCAGTTAAGCAACGTTTACCTCATTTTTGGTAACGAGCCTTTGCTGCTGCAAGAAAGCCGAGAAGCGATTCAAAAGACAGCCAAAGAGCAAGGCTTCGAAGAACGTCACCGTTTTGTGATTGATAATAGCCTCGACTGGAATCAAGTCTATGACTGCACTCAGGCATTGAGCCTGTTCTCTAACCGTCAAGTCATCGAGCTGGAACTGCCAGAATCAGGTGTGAATGCTGCAATAGCGAAAGAACTGCTCGCCATCTCTGAGCATATTCACAGCGATATTCTGTTAATTTTAATTGGTACTAAGCTAACCAAAGCTCAAGAGAATGCTAAGTGGTTTAAAGCGCTCTCTAATCAAGGCCACTGGGTCAGCTGTTTAACTCCTGATATCAGCCGATTGCCTCAATTTGTTCAGGCTCGTTGTCGTCAAATCGGTTTGTCGCCAGATCCTGAAGCCATTCAAATGCTGGCTCAGTGGCACGAGGGGAACCTTTTTGCACTGACTCAGAGCCTAGAAAAACTGGCACTGCAATACCCAGATGGAAAACTCACTTTAGTACGCTTAGAAGAATCGCTGAGTCGACACAACCACTTTACTCCTTTCCACTGGAGTGATGCATTGCTGGCGGGTAAAGGCAATCGCGCACAACGAATCTTAAGGCAACTCGAAGCGGAAGGTGTTGAGCCAGTCATTTTACTGCGCAGCGTACAACGTGAACTTTCTTTATTGTTGCAAATGCAGCAACAAATGAAACAGATGCCGATTGGTCAGATCTTCGAAAAACACAGCATCTGGCAATCTAAAAAGCCGCTTTATAACGCCGCGCTAACAAGAGTTTCGATTTCTCAATTACACTCCCTGTTCGCGCTTCTCACTCAAGCTGAATTGATGACAAAAACCCAATATGAGCAATCGCCTTGGCCACTAATTCATCAGTTAAGCGTAGAGTTTTGTATCCCTTCAGCTTCAATACCATCTCACGCATAA
- a CDS encoding LPS-assembly lipoprotein LptE yields the protein MRLISLSSLKVTIVVLTVSLLSACGFHLRGDYSVPEELNKISVTSYDQYSTFTRMMKGQLRMNDVEIVPPAQNTPNLHIISESVGERTLSLYQNTRAAEKELTFRASYRVTIPEIGSKTFSTSVTRSYLDNPLTALAKSVEREMIEDEMRKLATSQILRQMARLKATIAAGSMDLEALGNVQVKELEKQYNIKNIEIDDVEIDASAASDSEPSVTVEQ from the coding sequence ATGCGCCTGATTTCACTATCTTCATTGAAAGTTACTATTGTTGTTTTAACCGTAAGCCTACTGAGTGCCTGTGGCTTCCACCTGCGTGGTGATTACTCCGTACCAGAAGAACTTAACAAAATCTCTGTGACCAGTTATGACCAATACAGCACATTTACACGTATGATGAAAGGTCAACTACGCATGAATGATGTAGAAATTGTGCCACCTGCGCAGAACACTCCTAACCTGCATATCATTAGCGAAAGCGTAGGCGAGCGCACTCTGTCTCTTTACCAAAATACACGTGCGGCAGAAAAAGAACTCACATTCCGCGCTTCTTATCGCGTAACCATCCCTGAGATTGGTTCAAAAACGTTCTCAACGAGCGTAACCCGTAGCTACCTAGATAACCCGTTAACAGCATTAGCAAAATCGGTTGAGCGAGAAATGATTGAAGATGAGATGCGTAAGCTTGCAACCAGTCAAATCCTTCGCCAAATGGCTCGCCTAAAAGCGACTATTGCAGCTGGCAGTATGGACCTAGAAGCCTTAGGTAATGTTCAAGTGAAAGAACTTGAGAAACAGTACAACATTAAGAACATCGAAATTGACGACGTTGAGATCGACGCCAGTGCAGCATCTGATTCTGAGCCTAGCGTAACTGTCGAGCAATAG
- the leuS gene encoding leucine--tRNA ligase, protein MQEQYNPQEIEQKVQQHWDDSETFVVSEDPNKEKFYCLSMFPYPSGRLHMGHVRNYTIGDVVSRFQRLQGKNVMQPIGWDAFGLPAENAAVKNNTAPAPWTYENIEYMKNQLKLLGFGYDWNREFATCTPEYYRWEQEFFTKLYEKGLVYKKTSSVNWCPNDQTVLANEQVEDGCCWRCDTPVEQKKIPQWFIKITEYAQELLDDLDNLEGWPEMVKTMQRNWIGRSEGVELSFAVNGEEAPLEVYTTRPDTLMGVSYVGIAAGHPLAEKASQNNPELAAFVEECRNTKVAEAELATMEKKGMDTGLTAIHPLNGRVVPVYVANFVLMDYGTGAVMAVPAHDQRDYEFATKYGIDIIPVIKPEDGSELDVSEAAYTEKGILFDSGEFDGLAFQDAFDAIAAKLEAEGKGKKTVNFRLRDWGVSRQRYWGAPIPMVTTEDGEVHPVPADQLPVILPEDVVMDGVTSPIKADKSWAETTFNGEPALRETDTFDTFMESSWYYARYCSPQADDILDPEKANYWLPVDQYIGGIEHACMHLLYSRFFHKLLRDAGYVTSDEPFKQLLCQGMVLADAFFHTNEKGTKEWIAPTDVTIDRDGKGRIEKAVDNQGRDVEHSGMIKMSKSKNNGIDPQEMVDKYGADTVRLFMMFASPADMTLEWQESGVEGANRFLKRVWKLVHAHSSKGTAESVDASALSGDQKALRRDIHKTIAKVTDDIGRRQTFNTAIAAIMELMNKLAKAPQESVQDRAILDEALKAVVRMLYPMTPHISYEMWVALGESNVDSATWPTFDEKALVEDEKTIVVMINGKLRAKLTVAADATEEQVRELGLNDENAKKFLDGLTIRKVIFVPGKLLNIVAN, encoded by the coding sequence ATGCAAGAACAATATAACCCGCAAGAGATTGAACAAAAGGTTCAACAACACTGGGATGACAGCGAGACTTTCGTTGTAAGTGAAGACCCAAACAAAGAAAAATTCTACTGTCTGTCTATGTTCCCGTACCCAAGTGGCCGACTGCACATGGGTCACGTGCGTAACTACACCATCGGTGATGTGGTATCTCGTTTCCAACGTCTACAAGGCAAAAACGTAATGCAGCCAATTGGTTGGGATGCATTCGGCCTACCTGCAGAAAACGCAGCTGTTAAGAACAACACAGCGCCTGCACCATGGACTTACGAAAACATCGAGTACATGAAAAACCAGCTTAAGCTGTTAGGCTTTGGTTACGACTGGAACCGTGAATTCGCAACTTGTACGCCTGAGTACTACCGTTGGGAACAAGAGTTCTTCACTAAGCTTTACGAAAAAGGCCTAGTTTACAAGAAGACTTCTTCTGTTAACTGGTGTCCGAACGACCAAACTGTACTAGCAAACGAGCAAGTAGAAGATGGCTGCTGCTGGCGTTGTGATACCCCAGTAGAGCAAAAGAAAATCCCACAGTGGTTCATTAAGATCACTGAGTACGCACAAGAGCTACTCGACGATCTAGACAACCTTGAAGGTTGGCCTGAAATGGTTAAGACCATGCAGCGCAACTGGATCGGCCGCTCTGAAGGTGTTGAGCTATCTTTCGCTGTTAACGGTGAAGAAGCGCCACTGGAAGTTTACACAACGCGTCCAGACACACTAATGGGTGTTTCTTACGTGGGTATCGCTGCAGGTCACCCTCTTGCAGAGAAAGCATCGCAAAACAACCCAGAGCTTGCTGCATTCGTTGAAGAGTGTCGTAACACTAAAGTGGCTGAAGCTGAACTCGCAACAATGGAAAAGAAAGGTATGGATACTGGCTTAACGGCTATCCACCCTCTTAACGGTCGTGTTGTTCCTGTATACGTAGCAAACTTCGTTCTTATGGATTACGGCACAGGTGCGGTAATGGCGGTTCCTGCTCACGATCAACGTGACTACGAATTCGCAACGAAGTACGGCATCGACATCATCCCAGTAATCAAGCCTGAAGATGGTTCTGAGCTAGACGTGTCTGAAGCAGCTTACACAGAGAAAGGTATTCTGTTCGATTCTGGTGAGTTCGATGGTCTTGCTTTCCAAGATGCATTCGATGCAATCGCTGCGAAGCTTGAAGCTGAAGGCAAAGGTAAGAAGACAGTAAACTTCCGTCTACGTGACTGGGGTGTATCTCGTCAACGTTACTGGGGTGCGCCAATCCCAATGGTAACCACTGAAGACGGTGAAGTTCACCCAGTACCAGCAGACCAACTACCCGTTATTCTTCCAGAAGACGTGGTAATGGATGGCGTAACTAGTCCAATCAAGGCAGACAAGTCTTGGGCAGAAACAACCTTCAACGGCGAACCTGCGCTACGTGAAACTGATACATTCGATACGTTCATGGAGTCTTCTTGGTACTACGCTCGTTACTGTTCACCACAAGCTGACGATATCTTAGATCCAGAGAAAGCAAACTACTGGCTACCAGTGGACCAATACATTGGTGGTATTGAGCACGCGTGTATGCACCTGCTTTACTCTCGCTTCTTCCATAAATTGCTACGTGACGCAGGTTACGTAACGTCTGATGAACCGTTCAAGCAACTTCTATGTCAAGGTATGGTTCTAGCTGACGCGTTCTTCCACACGAATGAGAAAGGCACGAAAGAGTGGATTGCTCCTACTGATGTGACTATCGATCGTGACGGTAAAGGTCGCATCGAAAAAGCAGTCGACAACCAAGGCCGCGACGTTGAACACTCAGGCATGATCAAGATGTCTAAGTCGAAAAACAACGGTATCGACCCACAAGAGATGGTAGACAAGTACGGTGCTGACACAGTACGTCTATTCATGATGTTTGCTTCTCCTGCAGATATGACACTTGAGTGGCAAGAATCTGGCGTTGAAGGCGCAAACCGCTTCCTTAAACGTGTTTGGAAGCTAGTTCACGCTCACTCTTCTAAGGGTACTGCTGAATCTGTTGATGCTTCTGCTCTGTCTGGTGACCAAAAAGCACTTCGTCGTGACATCCACAAGACTATCGCGAAAGTAACGGACGATATCGGCCGTCGCCAAACGTTCAACACAGCAATCGCTGCGATCATGGAACTGATGAACAAGCTAGCGAAAGCACCTCAAGAGTCGGTACAAGATCGTGCAATCCTTGATGAAGCGCTAAAAGCTGTCGTTCGCATGCTTTACCCAATGACGCCACACATCTCTTACGAAATGTGGGTTGCGCTGGGTGAATCAAACGTAGACTCAGCAACATGGCCAACTTTCGATGAGAAAGCGCTAGTGGAAGACGAGAAAACTATCGTTGTCATGATCAACGGTAAGCTACGTGCGAAACTGACGGTTGCTGCTGATGCGACCGAAGAGCAAGTTCGTGAACTTGGTCTAAACGATGAAAACGCTAAGAAGTTCCTAGATGGCCTAACGATCCGTAAGGTTATCTTCGTACCTGGTAAGCTTTTAAACATCGTAGCTAATTAA
- a CDS encoding zinc ribbon-containing protein, giving the protein MPKKKALYEEVVEEVIETLKHSPEEFNNKIETSGKFAKAANDMTKDELSLISAYVKSDLKEFSESYEESKSGPFYLMIADSIWQGLLDITDRTKVEWVELFQDLEHQGLYQAGEVIGLGTLVCDECGNQTEYNHPTTIIPCIKCGSTGFSRKALKP; this is encoded by the coding sequence ATGCCGAAGAAAAAAGCACTCTATGAAGAAGTCGTCGAAGAGGTAATTGAAACGCTGAAGCATAGCCCCGAAGAGTTCAACAATAAAATTGAAACGTCAGGTAAGTTTGCTAAAGCAGCCAATGATATGACCAAAGACGAGTTATCATTGATTTCAGCGTATGTTAAGTCGGACTTGAAAGAGTTTTCTGAAAGTTACGAAGAGAGTAAAAGCGGTCCATTTTATTTGATGATTGCAGACTCTATTTGGCAAGGTCTGTTAGATATCACTGATCGAACTAAAGTGGAGTGGGTTGAACTGTTCCAAGACCTGGAGCACCAAGGTCTATACCAAGCTGGTGAAGTTATTGGTTTAGGTACACTCGTATGTGATGAGTGTGGGAATCAAACGGAATATAACCACCCAACAACCATCATCCCTTGTATTAAGTGCGGTTCGACTGGATTTAGCCGAAAGGCATTGAAACCTTAG
- the lnt gene encoding apolipoprotein N-acyltransferase, translated as MTKTFIHRLLRPLAAVFVGAITTFSFAPYSIWSLAILSPALLLLLIHNRSPKSALWIGYAWGLGQFTTGISWVYVSIDGFGGMPLAANLFLMALLVGYLAVYSGLFTWSLNKFFPANSLSRYFLAAPALWLISDWLRGWVMTGFPWLWLGYSQIDSPLGSFAPIGGVELVTLAIITSASALAYTVINKAWSVSIIPAIVFSAGFGIRNIDWVTPNPEKTTSVVLIQGNVAQDSKWLPSHRWPTMMKYTDLSRENWGADIIIWPEAAIPAFEVEIPSFLRNLDSAAKMNNSSIITGVLNQSEDKKYYNSILSLGVNPYGEYSYDPNERYHKHHLLPFGEFVPFEDILRPLAPLFNLPMSSFSRGDFVQPNIVANGRHLAPALCYEIIFNEQVRRNVTDETDFILTLSNDAWFGRSIGPLQHMEIAQMRALELGKPLIRSTNNGVTAVTDHKGKIIKQIPQFETAVLKAELVSTDGQTPYRVFGTWPLYIWVLLSLVVGWLVRRQKD; from the coding sequence ATGACTAAGACCTTTATTCATCGCCTATTACGGCCGCTTGCGGCCGTTTTTGTTGGCGCTATAACAACCTTTTCGTTTGCACCATACTCGATATGGTCTCTTGCTATTCTCAGCCCAGCCTTATTGCTTTTGCTGATCCACAACCGATCACCTAAAAGTGCGCTTTGGATTGGTTATGCATGGGGTTTAGGCCAATTTACAACAGGTATCAGTTGGGTATATGTCAGCATTGATGGCTTTGGTGGAATGCCACTGGCAGCCAACCTGTTTTTAATGGCATTGCTTGTTGGCTACCTAGCTGTTTATTCGGGTCTATTTACTTGGAGTCTAAACAAGTTTTTTCCTGCCAATAGTCTCAGTCGGTATTTCCTCGCGGCGCCAGCATTGTGGTTAATCAGTGATTGGCTGCGTGGATGGGTAATGACTGGTTTCCCTTGGTTATGGTTAGGCTACAGCCAAATCGATTCTCCGTTAGGCTCATTCGCACCTATTGGCGGTGTAGAGCTGGTCACTCTGGCGATCATTACTTCAGCCTCCGCACTTGCCTATACGGTTATCAACAAGGCATGGAGTGTCAGCATCATCCCTGCGATCGTGTTTAGTGCAGGTTTCGGTATTCGAAACATCGATTGGGTGACACCGAACCCAGAAAAAACAACATCAGTGGTATTAATCCAAGGTAACGTCGCTCAAGACAGTAAATGGCTACCCAGTCATCGCTGGCCAACTATGATGAAATACACCGACCTGAGCAGAGAAAACTGGGGAGCTGATATCATCATCTGGCCTGAAGCGGCGATCCCTGCATTTGAGGTTGAGATCCCTTCTTTCTTACGCAACTTAGACAGCGCAGCCAAGATGAACAACAGCTCAATCATCACCGGTGTGCTAAATCAGTCTGAAGATAAGAAGTACTACAACAGTATTCTGTCACTAGGAGTAAACCCATACGGCGAATATAGCTACGATCCAAACGAACGCTACCATAAACATCACCTATTACCATTTGGTGAGTTCGTTCCGTTTGAAGATATCCTTCGTCCATTGGCACCATTATTCAACTTACCAATGTCATCGTTCAGCCGCGGCGATTTCGTCCAGCCAAACATAGTGGCAAATGGTCGTCACCTTGCACCTGCGCTGTGTTATGAAATAATCTTTAATGAACAAGTAAGGCGAAATGTTACCGATGAGACAGACTTTATCTTAACGCTCTCTAACGATGCGTGGTTTGGTCGTTCAATTGGGCCTCTGCAACATATGGAAATCGCTCAAATGCGTGCTCTAGAGCTCGGCAAGCCTCTTATTCGCTCTACCAACAATGGCGTAACGGCTGTGACAGATCACAAAGGTAAGATCATCAAACAGATACCTCAGTTTGAAACCGCAGTACTAAAAGCTGAACTCGTTTCAACAGATGGTCAAACCCCCTATCGCGTGTTTGGTACTTGGCCATTGTATATCTGGGTTCTATTGAGCTTGGTGGTCGGTTGGCTAGTGAGAAGACAAAAAGACTAA
- the corC gene encoding CNNM family magnesium/cobalt transport protein CorC (CorC(YbeX) belongs to the Cyclin M Mg2+ Exporter (CNNM) family, and was characterized as belonging to a set of three proteins, at least one of which must be present for CorA to function.), whose protein sequence is MNEGNPPTSEGSKKSEGPSRKSFFERLGQLFQGEMKDRQELVDIIRDSEINDLIDHDTRDMLEGVMEISEMRVRDIMLPRSQMVTVERTDDLDTLTALITDAQHSRYPVISEDKDHVEGILLAKDLLKYLGSDSAPFDIEQVIRPVVVVPESKRVDRLLKEFQEERYHMSIVVDEFGGVSGLVTIEDILEEIVGEIEDEFDDEEELDIRKLSKHTYSVKALTTIEEFNETFNTTFSDDEVDTVGGMVMTALGHLPVRGEVVEIDNYHFKITSADNRRVIQLQVTVPDEQPLPTTEE, encoded by the coding sequence ATGAACGAAGGTAACCCCCCCACTTCTGAGGGAAGTAAAAAATCTGAAGGTCCGAGTAGAAAGTCCTTCTTTGAACGCCTAGGCCAACTATTTCAAGGCGAAATGAAAGACCGCCAAGAGCTCGTAGATATTATCCGCGACTCAGAAATTAATGACCTAATTGACCACGACACTCGCGACATGCTCGAAGGTGTTATGGAGATTTCAGAGATGCGAGTACGCGATATCATGCTGCCTCGCTCTCAAATGGTTACAGTTGAACGCACCGATGACTTAGATACATTGACTGCGCTTATTACTGATGCTCAACACTCTCGCTACCCAGTGATCAGTGAAGATAAAGACCATGTTGAAGGCATTCTATTAGCGAAGGACCTACTTAAGTATCTAGGTTCAGACAGTGCCCCATTTGATATCGAACAAGTGATTCGCCCTGTAGTGGTCGTTCCGGAAAGTAAGCGAGTTGATCGCCTACTTAAGGAGTTCCAAGAAGAGCGTTACCATATGTCTATCGTAGTCGATGAGTTTGGCGGTGTTTCAGGCCTAGTCACCATTGAAGATATCCTCGAAGAAATCGTTGGTGAAATAGAAGACGAGTTTGACGATGAAGAAGAGCTAGATATTCGCAAGCTGAGTAAGCATACCTATTCGGTTAAAGCTTTAACTACCATTGAAGAGTTTAACGAAACGTTTAACACAACCTTCAGTGATGATGAAGTGGATACTGTGGGTGGTATGGTGATGACAGCCCTCGGTCACCTGCCTGTTCGTGGAGAAGTAGTAGAAATCGACAACTACCATTTCAAAATAACATCAGCGGATAATCGTCGCGTGATCCAGCTACAGGTAACCGTTCCTGATGAGCAACCTCTTCCGACTACCGAAGAATAA
- the ybeY gene encoding rRNA maturation RNase YbeY, whose product MSIELDLQLAVENEQGLPTEQDIQLWLDKTIPQFQENAELTVRIVDTEESHQLNHEYRGKDKPTNVLSFPFEAPPGIELDLLGDLIICRQVVEKEAEEQNKPLLAHWAHMVVHGSLHLLGYDHIEDDEAEEMESLETEIMQTMGFEDPYILEK is encoded by the coding sequence ATGTCTATTGAACTAGACTTGCAATTAGCGGTCGAAAATGAGCAAGGTCTCCCAACCGAACAAGATATTCAGCTTTGGTTAGACAAGACAATTCCTCAGTTTCAAGAGAACGCCGAGTTGACAGTTCGTATCGTAGATACAGAAGAAAGCCACCAGCTCAATCATGAATACCGTGGAAAAGACAAACCGACTAACGTGTTGTCTTTTCCATTCGAGGCTCCTCCTGGGATCGAGTTAGATCTACTGGGCGACCTTATTATCTGCCGCCAAGTTGTCGAGAAAGAAGCAGAAGAGCAAAATAAGCCTCTGTTAGCACACTGGGCTCATATGGTTGTACATGGTAGCCTCCATCTGCTAGGTTATGATCATATCGAAGATGATGAAGCTGAAGAGATGGAGTCACTCGAGACAGAAATCATGCAAACTATGGGCTTTGAAGACCCTTACATTCTAGAAAAGTAA
- a CDS encoding PhoH family protein, with translation MSNKIVTLEINLEPADNKRLASLCGPFDDNIKHLERRLGVEINYRSNFFTIVGKPHTTAAALDIIKHLYVETAPVKGNIIDIEPEQVHLAITESGILEQHVESEIDYGKEVTIKTKKGVIKPRTPNQAQYLMNMVTHDITFGIGPAGTGKTYLAVAAAVDALERQEVRRILLTRPAVEAGEKLGFLPGDLSQKVDPYLRPLYDALFEMLGFERVEKLIERNVIEVAPLAYMRGRTLNDAFIILDESQNTTVEQMKMFLTRIGFNSRAVITGDITQIDLPRGAKSGLRHATEVLSEVDDISFNFFMSEDVVRHPVVARIVNAYEKWEAKDQKERKEFEKRKREEREAKLLEAQQVATTQLATQNSSAVTGQGDK, from the coding sequence TTGAGCAATAAAATCGTTACCTTAGAGATAAATCTAGAGCCAGCAGATAACAAGCGCTTGGCAAGCTTATGCGGACCATTTGACGACAACATCAAGCATCTTGAGCGTCGTCTGGGGGTTGAGATTAATTACCGTAGCAATTTTTTCACGATTGTCGGTAAGCCTCACACGACAGCCGCAGCTTTAGACATCATCAAACACCTCTATGTTGAAACGGCTCCAGTTAAAGGCAACATAATCGATATCGAACCAGAGCAAGTGCACCTGGCGATCACCGAGTCTGGTATTTTGGAACAACACGTCGAGTCTGAAATTGACTACGGCAAAGAAGTCACCATTAAGACTAAAAAAGGCGTCATCAAACCTCGTACGCCAAACCAAGCACAGTATCTAATGAATATGGTGACTCATGACATCACTTTTGGTATCGGTCCAGCAGGAACTGGTAAAACATATTTAGCCGTTGCGGCAGCTGTCGATGCACTCGAACGCCAAGAGGTTCGCCGTATTCTACTGACTCGCCCTGCTGTTGAAGCCGGTGAGAAACTTGGTTTCCTTCCTGGTGATTTAAGCCAGAAAGTCGATCCATATTTGCGTCCACTTTACGATGCACTCTTCGAAATGCTTGGCTTTGAACGTGTTGAAAAGTTGATTGAACGTAACGTGATTGAAGTTGCGCCACTGGCTTACATGCGTGGCCGTACACTGAATGATGCGTTTATCATTCTTGATGAGAGCCAAAACACCACGGTTGAACAGATGAAAATGTTCTTAACCCGTATCGGTTTTAACTCGCGCGCTGTGATCACGGGTGATATAACGCAAATCGATTTACCTCGTGGTGCAAAATCAGGCTTACGTCATGCAACCGAAGTGCTCAGTGAAGTTGATGACATTAGCTTTAACTTCTTCATGTCTGAGGACGTCGTTCGTCATCCAGTGGTTGCTCGTATCGTCAACGCATACGAGAAGTGGGAAGCGAAAGACCAGAAAGAACGCAAAGAGTTTGAAAAGCGTAAACGTGAAGAGCGCGAAGCCAAACTTCTTGAGGCTCAACAAGTAGCGACGACACAACTAGCAACACAAAATAGTTCAGCGGTTACAGGGCAAGGTGATAAATAG